One genomic region from Clostridia bacterium encodes:
- a CDS encoding CtsR family transcriptional regulator, with the protein MSLARRIEEYLKKLLAEQQVIEIQRNELAEVFECVPSQINYVLSTRFTPLQGYFVESRRGEGGYIRIAKIAWNLWPHYSLKEIYQEMESGLSQREAEGILKRFFEEGLITEREYKLLVMIIDRETLFLGLPERDLLRAKIMQAVLTGLCREDY; encoded by the coding sequence ATGAGTTTAGCCAGGCGAATTGAGGAATATTTAAAAAAATTATTGGCTGAGCAGCAGGTGATAGAAATACAGCGTAATGAATTGGCTGAGGTTTTTGAATGTGTGCCTTCACAAATAAATTATGTCTTAAGTACGAGATTTACTCCTTTACAGGGTTATTTTGTGGAAAGCAGACGTGGTGAGGGCGGCTATATTCGGATTGCCAAAATAGCTTGGAATTTATGGCCTCATTATTCCTTAAAAGAGATTTATCAAGAAATGGAATCGGGATTATCTCAAAGAGAAGCTGAGGGTATTTTAAAACGATTTTTTGAAGAGGGATTAATTACTGAACGGGAATATAAATTATTAGTCATGATTATTGATCGGGAAACATTATTTTTAGGTTTGCCGGAAAGAGATTTATTGCGGGCTAAAATTATGCAGGCGGTTTTAACCGGTTTGTGTCGTGAAGATTATTAA